The window CGCCAAAGATCGACGTGACGTGAACGCGACTGTCACAACAAGAGATGACCATAGCCCGCGGATGCTGACCATCTGTTGCCAGCTTGCGATACCATGCGCTGTTTTCCGCATATGTTGTTGCTTTCCAGCCGTGATAACGCTGCACCAGATACGCCGGAAGCGGTTTTGCCTTGTCCATGATCTGTCTTACTCCAAAAAGCCGTTTCGCTCAAATAGACTGAATTCATCCTGAATTCGAGCGAAAACACCTCTTGCCGACAACCATTTGAAAACCCTTCTCACGGATAACCCACCTCAGCCGTGGGGGCAAAAAATGGGGTGTTTCATGAGTAACGTTGTCAACATAAGAGTATCCGAACAAATACAGCTAGATCAGTCCAGACTGGGCATACTGTATGCACAGTTAGGCACAGCAAGTGCTGATTCAGTCATCTCTCGTGCTATGGAAGAACTGGCTGTGCGAATGTCACAGTGCGACACGCTGTGGCGCGCCAGAAATCTGGGCCAGCTCCGCAAACATGCCCGATCGCTGATCGCCATTTCGGATCAGATCGGCATGGGTCTTCTTGCGCAGGTCGCGGGCGATGTGACGTCCTGCATAGATAGAGAGGATGAAATGGCAATCGCCGCCACCCTTTCACGGATGCTACGTATCGGGGAACGGTCGCTTTCTGCGGTTTGGGCCATGGATGATCTCAGCATCTGAGCGACTGCGCTTGCAGCGGCAGCAGGATGGGCTAGGCTACCCCCTCTGTCTCTCCCCACCAAAAGGTTAGCTGCTCCATGTCCTTACGTTTTGCCGATGTCGACCCTGACGCGATTGATTTGCATGTTCTATCTCAGGACACCGTAGAGGGCTGGTTGGCAGACCAACCACCGGCTGTCGCAGCTTGGGTCGGGGCGAACGGGTTTACCGGCAGCATCGGTGAGGCGCTTGTCATCGCAGGGGCGGATGGATTGCCCATGATGGCGCTGGCAGGCTACGGAACACCCCAAAGCCGCGCGCGTGGGCGTTTCGCACTTGCCTCAGCAGCAGCCAAACTGCCCTCAGGCACCTACCGAATTGCAGGTGGTCTATCGGCCGGGCAGGCCGAGACCGAGTCCTTGGGCTGGCTATTGGAAAGCTACCGTTTTGACCGGTACAAGACCGCTAAACCGATGGTCGCAAAACTGATCGCACCCGCGGGTATCGACGCAGATCGCATCCAGATCATCGCCAATGGCGAGGCCCTGACACGTACGCTGATCAACACGCCTGCCTCCGATATGGGGCCACCAGATCTGGAGCAAGCCGCCCGTGATCTTGCGAAGCAGCACAATGCGCAGATCAACGTGACCGTCGGAGAGGATTTGCTAGCCGCCAATCTACCGATGATCCATGCGGTCGGCCGCGCTGCGGACCGCGCACCCCGCCTGATTGACATCCGTTGGGGAAATGGCGGCCCGACCCTCACGCTGGTTGGTAAGGGGGTCTGTTTTGACACAGGTGGCCTGAACCTCAAACCGGGGTCATCCATGGGCCTGATGAAAAAGGATATGGGGGGCGCGGCAGCAGTTCTGGGGCTGGCCCATATGATCATGGGCACGGGCGCAAATGTGCAGCTACGCGTACTGATCCCTGCGGTGGAGAATTCAGTTTCCTCGAATTCATTCCGACCGCAGGATATCCTGACGTCGCGCAAGGGCCTGACAGTCGAAATTAACAACACCGACGCCGAAGGGCGGCTGGTTCTGGCGGATGCGCTTGCATTGGCGGATGAGGAAAAGCCCGATCAGATCATTTCGATGGCGACCCTGACCGGTGCCGCACGGGTGGCCGTTGGCCCCGATCTTGCGCCCTATTTCAGTGATGACGCCACGTTTGTCGCCGCCTTGGAGAGTTCAGCCCAAGCCGTGGCCGATCCGGTATGGCGTCTGCCCTTTCATACCCCGTATGAGGCAATGATTGAGCCAGCCGTTGCAGATCTGGACAATGCGCCGTCAGGTGGCTTTGCCGGCTGCATCACTGCGGCGCTGTTCCTGCGTCGCTTTGTTACGGATAGCAACTACGCGCACTTCGACATATACGGCTGGCAACCCAGCGCGGCACCCGCACGTGCCAAAGGCGGCGTTGGCCAAGCCACGCGCGCATTGCTGGATGCTTTAGACAGGATACTGACCAAATGACCCATCCCCGTACAACCCCCGATCCCGATCGATCCGGCCTGAACGAACCTGCTCAGATCGGCCGTAGTGTCGTGAACTTGCTGCGTAAACCTAACGGTGCTCGTGATCGCCAGCTGCTGATCGGCGCAAATGTCACCATCTTGTGGCGTGAAGACGGCTGGGCGTATGTACAATCGGCAGCGGACGGTTATTGCGGGTATGTTGGTGTTTCCTCGCTCACGAAGCCACAGCAGATCACCCACAAGGTTATCGCAGCGGCCAGCCACGGATATCAGAACGCCAATATCAAGGCGATTGATCGCTGCGCGTTGAGCCACGGAAGCAGACTTGCCATGCTAGACGATGCTGACGGTTTCATCCGCACCAGCCACGGGTTTGTCCCAAAACAGCACATCACCACTGTTGATCTATTTGCAAGCGATCCTGCCGACGTTGCGGCACTATACCTTGATACGCCGTACCTCTGGGGCGGTAACAGCCGCTTGGGTATTGACTGCTCTGGCCTGATTCAGGCGGCCTGTGCAGCCTGCAATATCCCCTGTGGTGGCGACAGCGACATGCAAGAAGCGGAACTTGGTGAGTTGTTGGAGCCCGGCACGGCACCTCAGCGCAATGACCTGCTTTTCTGGAAAGGTCATGTTGCGCTGGTTTGGGATGAAGACACCCTGATACACGCGAACGGACACGCAATGGCCACTGTTTTTGAACCAATCAAAGACGCAATTGCACGGATTGCTGCAACTGACGGCGAAATGACTGCCCACCGCAGACTGCCAACCGCTGATTAATTTTCGCAAGTTGCCTTCGGTTGTCGCCAAGCTTTTGAGAGATTGGCGGCAACCTAGCTTTCTATTCTACCACGCGGATCAGCTTGCGTTCCAATACACCAAGCACGGATTTCAGATCGTGCCCGCGCTTAAGCACTTGCCCGTTGGTGCCAACAACAGCGTACATGCCTTGTTTGGCTCTCAACTTGGGACGCTTTTCTATTCGGTAAAGCGGCATCTCGGCGGTGCGGCGAAAAACCGAGAAGACAGCCACTTCGCGCAGGCAGGATATGCCGTAGTCGCGCCATTCGCCCGCTGCGACCATACGGCCATAGAGCGATAGGATTACCGATAGCTCTGTCCGGTGGAATGCCACCTGTTCAACTGGCCGCTCCGCTTTGGCGCCTTGCATAGTGTTTGTCGGGATCGTGGGTATATTCATACCCACAGATTTGCCCTCAGCGCCGTGCAAATCAAGCCCCTTGCAATCAAATTGCTTGATTGCGTTACAAATACGGTTATGGTTTGCAAATTGTGAAACACATCAGGGTGAGGTGATGACTCCACAAACACGTGCGGAAAAAGCAGCCGAGGCGATGATGGCAAACGATAATGCCTCGCGCGATCTTGGTATGAAGATTAGTCAGATTGCACCGGGATCGGCTACGCTGACCATGCGTGTCACTGATCGGATGCTCAACGGCCATCGCATCTGCCATGGCGGTTATATCTTTACGCTCGCCGACAGTGCATTTGCATTTGCCTGCAACAGCTACAACAAATTGACGGTCGCCCAGCAGAACCAGATCACCTACATCAGTCCCGGCAAAGCGGATGAGCTATTGACCGCGACGGCGCAGGAAACCGCGCTGAGCGGACGCTCTGGTGTGTATGATGTGGATGTAACGGGCGAAGACGGGCGTATGGTTGCCACCATGCGCGGCCTGTCCCGCACGATTAAAGGCCACTTGTTTGCCGAAGACGGAGAAAACACCCCATGAAAGACCTTACACCAGCCCGCAGCAGCCTAGATCCGATCGAGATTGCCAGCCGTGACGAGATTGGCGCATTGCAACTGGAACGTCTTAAATGGTCGCTCCGGCATGCCTATGATAATGTTCCCTTCTACCGCACCAAATTTGACGCGGCAGGCGTACACCCTGACGATCTGCATCACCTGAGCGATCTGGCAAAGTTCCCGTTTACCGTCAAAACAGATCTGCGGGACAACTACCCTTTCGGGATGTTTGCGGTACCGCAAGATCAGGTGAAACGCATCCATGCATCCTCTGGCACGACGGGTCAGCCGACTGTTGTCGGCTATACCGAGAATGACCTTAAGAATTGGGGTAATGTCGTTGCCCGTTCCTTGCGCGCCGCAGGAATGCGGCCCGGCGACATGCTTCACAATGCCTACGGCTATGGCCTGTTCACTGGCGGTATGGGCATTCACCTTGGCGCGGACGCG is drawn from Sulfitobacter sp. S223 and contains these coding sequences:
- a CDS encoding M17 family metallopeptidase; amino-acid sequence: MSLRFADVDPDAIDLHVLSQDTVEGWLADQPPAVAAWVGANGFTGSIGEALVIAGADGLPMMALAGYGTPQSRARGRFALASAAAKLPSGTYRIAGGLSAGQAETESLGWLLESYRFDRYKTAKPMVAKLIAPAGIDADRIQIIANGEALTRTLINTPASDMGPPDLEQAARDLAKQHNAQINVTVGEDLLAANLPMIHAVGRAADRAPRLIDIRWGNGGPTLTLVGKGVCFDTGGLNLKPGSSMGLMKKDMGGAAAVLGLAHMIMGTGANVQLRVLIPAVENSVSSNSFRPQDILTSRKGLTVEINNTDAEGRLVLADALALADEEKPDQIISMATLTGAARVAVGPDLAPYFSDDATFVAALESSAQAVADPVWRLPFHTPYEAMIEPAVADLDNAPSGGFAGCITAALFLRRFVTDSNYAHFDIYGWQPSAAPARAKGGVGQATRALLDALDRILTK
- a CDS encoding C40 family peptidase; the protein is MTHPRTTPDPDRSGLNEPAQIGRSVVNLLRKPNGARDRQLLIGANVTILWREDGWAYVQSAADGYCGYVGVSSLTKPQQITHKVIAAASHGYQNANIKAIDRCALSHGSRLAMLDDADGFIRTSHGFVPKQHITTVDLFASDPADVAALYLDTPYLWGGNSRLGIDCSGLIQAACAACNIPCGGDSDMQEAELGELLEPGTAPQRNDLLFWKGHVALVWDEDTLIHANGHAMATVFEPIKDAIARIAATDGEMTAHRRLPTAD
- a CDS encoding DUF2794 domain-containing protein, which gives rise to MNIPTIPTNTMQGAKAERPVEQVAFHRTELSVILSLYGRMVAAGEWRDYGISCLREVAVFSVFRRTAEMPLYRIEKRPKLRAKQGMYAVVGTNGQVLKRGHDLKSVLGVLERKLIRVVE
- the paaI gene encoding hydroxyphenylacetyl-CoA thioesterase PaaI; this encodes MTPQTRAEKAAEAMMANDNASRDLGMKISQIAPGSATLTMRVTDRMLNGHRICHGGYIFTLADSAFAFACNSYNKLTVAQQNQITYISPGKADELLTATAQETALSGRSGVYDVDVTGEDGRMVATMRGLSRTIKGHLFAEDGENTP